CTGATGGAGCTACATATAATAGTCATAACAAATGTCTGACGCTGGTAGTGAATGTGTTAATTGACTCTGAACAAATACGAATTgttaatgtttgaaataattatttctatataattctattaataattcaaaagtaTACATATCTCACGTATTACTTATTTAACACTAAGATcacgaaatgtttaaaataatttatatataacttCATGTTCAAAAAACTATAAGATCACATTTCTAAAAATTTCCTTTCCTCttttacgaataaaataaaacagaaactattTCGATAACTTTAAACAATGATCATAATTAGTAATTGTACTTCTATCAACGCTCTATAGTTATATGTAggtgtagaaatattttaaaatcctTTGAAATCCTTCAAACGATGGTTCAAGAGCAAAAGAGAacaaaagattttattttaaattttgtattcatttcgCATATAAAACAACCTTCCTTCATAGAATAATATGTGCTTCACAAATATTCAcattcgattttcttgaaaaataaggTTCTAAACGAAAAATCTGTATTTCATCttttcgattcatttttcatatCCAATCATACCAGTCTTGGTCGAATCACCAGTCACAGGATACCCCGCGCAAAGCTTCGTTCAcgaggaaatgaattttaaaaatttatgtcACATGCATACCCGCGATAAGCATCATAGAAAGGGTCGGTAATGAGGAGAAGCGTTAGCCGACTGCGAATCGATAGACACTTGTGCTTCTGatgaataatattcacattttatttgaagaattatCTCAAGAATTATTCTACCACATATCGACTGTACCAATGaaagcaataaatattaaaaatgaatcctTTACTCGAAACTCAGCACATTACAGACAAATCACAAGATATCTCGCGTTTCTTGAAGTTCTAACCCTTTAACCTATGATTCCTTTTATAACTGCATAATAATTACTTTGATATTAATCCTTTACCAGAAATAACGGAGAATTCCACATTCACTTATAtccacgtttactttaaagtgtaacaattgataatcgaaatataatatttaatatgaactcGAGGGAACTAAGATTCGattacttttgttaatttcagtttgagatcttcacgagtctgacacgatattctatGACAAGGGGTAAttctttgcacttgagaggcgaCTCAAAGTCGCTATTTGATGTGctatacgaaattataaaatacaatattcaattttacattttatattgtataattagacacaacatattgaaataaaatagttttaaccACAGtttcgtatattatttttatagactatatatattgcataatatattttgtatataatatatattatcttaatatatatttcattatttcactcagtatttcactagaaaataatgaatatatgtaacGAAAAATCTTTCgtgtggaaagggttaatacactatctaactaacactaggtttacggaacgcgtcaatctgacatatattaaattttacaaactaATTAAGTTCTCTAAGGCCAATCaaacaaactgtacaataaatctcCGGAAACCTAGTGTAAACAAGCATTATAAAGACAATATAACTGTAAACCATTTTCCGAAATTAAGTAATCAATGCAACATTTTTAAACGCCGTAATCGTTGGGTAACTTAAAAATGCTGATACGCGAACAAACGAATGGCTACCACAGGCACGGTGATCAACAAACTTTCCGGTCCGTAATGTGTTAAGAACCGATGACACCGTGGTACAAAATCGACTTCGTAAACATGTCACCCCAAGGACAGCGATCGCATGTAAAATCGTGGCCGTTATTCCATCGCTAATGAGGATATCCACCTCTTGTTTACGAGCGTGGAACGCGTCGTTATGTATCGGGGGGCCTCGTGCACCGACTACGCTAATTACCAGGATTGGCTCACGCGCGCACACGAATCGACTTTCAGCCtcggaattaaatattttcgtcaAACACGTGGCACTTACGTCGCGCCATATGTCTGCCAACGATCTCCGTTGACCACTGATCGGGGGATCAAGCTATCGGCGTCTACCCTCGGATGAGAAAATCGGGGTTATGGTCGCCTCATTAGGTAATCGGGGATCTTCGTCTTTATTTCTTATATGTTATGGTGTTACTCAAATAACCATCATAAATGGCGCTTACCGGAGGTGATTAATGACGGCTGCGATCGTGACGAAGCTTAGGTAAGTACTCCCGTTCTCAACCCCCTGCTTTGTAATCTCATGTCGGACTCGTGATGAATATTTCAAGCAGAACTTAAGCCTTTGCACTACAAAAGTATTTCACTAGAAGTATTCAACAGTTTTCGAGGAGATAGGgacaatattttctaaaagccacttaacgagaaatcatagGTAACTTAATACGTTGACTACCATGAAAATACCAGCATTTTACCTAttacttattcctttgtagcagagataaaatggaacaattattaattatttgctaccacaattcatacgttacactgttatctagttatttacgctatgaAACATtcttattcgacgtcagttgtcttgtaaattataattgtttttaagtaatttcgAAGCTTTTTTAGTaattcacatattgatgcattgtatacaatttaatattagaaactaaattttattattttgtatgtattaaaTCAAGGGACTGTTGAGAGTGGCCATTGGTGTGTAAAGGattaacaaatatacatattactcgattctttggaatttaaattgaatattattctgttatcgGTTTTTATAGGTATTTTAGTGCAAACGTGGACACAGAATTTGCCtaggatttttctttttttcgataaattattaatgacaaagtaatggTATCAAGCAcgtttgagaaagaaattataggtcaagaggttaagtTATTGGATACTTAATCCCTTAAGTGGTCTTTCCAGTGTAACAGATGGAAAAcatcaaaattctttttctttgcatttttttatagtttaaaatggtaaaaatacAATTCCGAAAGGATTAAACCGAattcgaaaaatgaataaaagtgataaggttaaaaatataatgGTGTCAAGTGTAACGCTGCACACGATATTTTCGGAATCAGTTATCCGAGTCATCTCAAATTTAGCAGATATGTTCATAATTATTAAGtcatactttttttttattgtacagaAACTGTAAATCTTATTACACGTTAGGAGAAACTTCAGCGTTTTTTTCATTAATCTTGTTCGTTCTATTTAGGATTACCACATGAAGCAATCACTGCCATCTGATCGTAAATCGTTTGAATACTTTTCTGTTATTCGTGTTTTAAACCCTTCGATAATCTCCTCTGGAAGTTCGATTAATAATCGATTAATTGAtacttctaattttttatttcgtcagtagtaatatttttttactacaATTAAAGAAGTTCATTACGGAGTGTGTTTATAAGCCTGGTCATAATGTTTACCACCAatataaaatcgatatagtaATAATTACCTATTTTTATGACAGTTAGAAtagcattttttataaaaacatatatttctattaaaaatgataagttacatatcgtatattataaaaatgaatgtacGTTTCCCAAAAGATCTTTATTTGAGTCTTTATTTGAATCTTTCGCTCGCAATGTCATTCGATTCGTGTTCAGTGACGCAATAAATTCATACACCGCGCACACACAAATGAAAATACGGCGGATTCAATGAGGTGGGACAAACAAGCCAGCGGTTTCCGTTTCCGCAAAAACATCGGAAACGGTTTACGTGTTTTACAGTTTTCCATGCGGTTATTAAGAAATGTCTGGTAAGTCCAGTAGCCAGCGAGCGTTTAAAAGCGAACGAAAACCGGAAAGCCGAATGAAACAGAATTCCAGGTAATAGGTAAAATGTCAAGCGAATTGGAAAACGAGATAGAAATGGCGACAAGCGCATTCAGAATTTTATGCACGCTTGACCGGCGATGATTAATCAAGCtttcaatttcacttttaaTGCGATCCGCCGTTTGGTCGGCGAAACACATTTTTATCGCCGTTTCTATTtctgttcccttttttttctaaAGGTGGTTCGCGAAAGTTGGagattacataaatattcacaatCTGGTAATAAGTACTGGCACCGTTCACGCTGTCTGACGAAATAGAGATAAATTATTGACTAATTAgtactttcctttttttatgtGCATTTAGGAGATTAAtgattttaaccttttgcactcgaaagacgaCTGTCAGACGTCATTTAAATCAACACAACAAAATTATGACTACAAAGTTAATACCCAATTTTTGATAAGGTAGCAAATTATGAAACatagaagtaaaatagttttgtcctttagtttatgaaaaatttaactttatgttaattacaaacgatataattgatatttaatttgaaataatgaatatttgtactgaaaaatattgtcaagtgcaatgggttaaataTTTTGGACTTCTTTTTTAATGTATGTGGAAAAgtacatattttaaatgaatttaggGTCAAGTTACTTTATTCAATGTAAGTAAGGGGGGATTTTAATGAGATATGAAGGGTTAAGGAATCATATGAGAACTTTGAAAATTCCACTatttgaagattaatatttcatgtgtttgcaagattaacacgttaaacccTGAATTTTCCAAATTATAAAAGGTAAATTTAACAGTTTTCTTGCTACACAATTAagtaaaaagttataaatatccTTTTCATTGCTGTAATATGAATTTTGATACTTATCTGAACTTTTTCCCGCCAGTAGTCTGATTATCTGGAGGtttaatgtaacaaaatataaatatgttttcgaCATACTTGTGTCTCTTGCGAAAGTGACGTGTCACGGAAATATGATTCACTTGGATGTATACCACTGGAAAcgattatattatactaattccatcgaaaatttaataacatcgtataaaaagaatattatttctacGTTACAACAACAGAAAGCTATTCTATTgcttatttttgtatatttaatgacattctaattaaaagtattttactgGGTCATCAAAATTATCATTTACTGGTATCCACAGAAtattaacaaagaaataatactGCGTactaaatgtacaaaataaactaatgaattgaatgaaaaaaatatataaacactgTCTTGTAATCATTTTTCGTGTATGACTCCACTGGACTCTGCCAGTCTttcacattatttattattatttattatttgtttaaccgTTGCAAAGCCGGAGATTTTAGTGACTGTACAGACCACCGCAGCTGGGTCCACGTGGACCCCTAACCAGGCCTTACTTACACAATCATTTCGAATTTACACTTTATTAGTTTATCGCCCGTTTCACTGCTAAGAAATGTTAACTTTTCGCGGTCGTAAGACGAACTATGCTCGATAGAATACTTTCACTCTTCTGATTGTATAAAATGGAaacaattaatatatgaaattataaattacaaataaaaattaaagaaataaaatatttattattaaaataatgtatctaATCTATTACTCTATTACTGTATTAAATTtctctaaaataaaaaacaaatcgtgaacttcatttatacataaaactaatacgaccgcaaagggttaactaagcAACTGAACAATGCAAAActtgtaaaatgaatattagtTATCAGTGCAAGCTCCCAACGCGCTAGAGTCACTCCCAGTTGCGGTACAGCTGAGGTTAAAGGTTAACAGAGGATACCACCTAGAGGCATCCTAAATACAGGTAAACATTAGACATCTTTTTGTCAATAACTATTAAGCGAAAACTTCTAATTTTTTCTGGATGTATAACTGTAACCTTttgatttacatttatatttcttctaagccaaaatgttacaaaattgcGGAGTTATTCGCTAGCTTCGGAACTCCTTTTCGCGAAACATTCATTACGGATGCATTACAGATtcagaaaaaatcaggaattttCACGTgacaattattaacaaaaaaatcccTAAAGTTTACCTATATTTAAGACGTTTCTAGGTGGTGTCCGCCCTTAAATCAAATCCCGTGAAAGCCGTAAACAGCCAGCTTAAAGAAAGACAAATGACCAAGCACAGCAGCTTCCAGTTGACTTACAAACGCTGCCCGAGTCGCTCTCCTCCCTCCCGCTCAAGTCCAAATGATTCTTCTTCTTGCGACGCATGATAGAGTTCCACACCTTTTTACGGCTCATCGTGAAACACTGGTCGCCAATCGCGCCGCTCACCTTGTCACCTTTCAGATCAACGCTATTTCGTCCAGAGCACGCGGTTCCGTGCTGGCTACCGATATTTGCGAACTCGCGGCTGAATCGCGCGTTGTCGCCCACTGATGGCCCGAGAAAGTAGGTTAATCGACTCTTCCTCACCGATAAACCATTCGTTATCGGAGCGCCATTATCGAATAACAATTAGCGGCTCGTTGGAAGACCGGCGAACGACCGATTCCGGTCGCCGTCGGCGGAACACACGCTTTCGCGATACGCCTCGCGAGTCATTGatgcattaaccctttcacAGAGAGACGATTAGGGTGCTGGAGCCGTTTAACTTGGAGATAAGTTTATTTGCGACTGAAATTTAGTGCTAGCTGCTTTCTTTGGCACCTGATTGTTGGACCTGTTACATTCTGTTCGACGCGGAAGGTCGATCTTTTTTTAGCAAAAGTGGTAATGTCAATAGTACCaagcaaaatattatatttaccggATGGGAATTTTTAAAGACTTTCGTGAAACTGATAATGTTTTCTTAATGTTGTTACTTGAAAGAGTTGGAGTGTAATTTTTAATCTTAGCGTTCTGTTTGTGTAGAAGATATATTTATCTGTTTCCTATGAAATTGTGTTGAAACGTATTATAACGCTTGAAGTAATTTGCGGAATATAGGCTTAATTCGTTAAATTTGAATACGCTAATTTTGATCTGAATAACGAACCGATTCCTAAGTAACTGTCCATTGAAGATGGAAATATTCGTACCAATTAAATCGAGTTTGTACAAACTTTTATGAAACTCCCAATTCTTATATCATCAATAAGTCACCCTCTTCCTAGTAATTCACTTATTTCACAAAAAAAGTCTGACCTAACCTTGAATTCTCAAACACACACAACAATAGTGTATCTAAATCAGCAAACATCAGTCGCGTCTCATCACATGCCACATGAAACAAACCACAGTCCAACTGCCTACGAGAATACACTAAACGCGGCGGAAATACGCACCCTCCTCATCCTATAATCCAACtgtgaaagggttaatcgcgagCACATCGTAGAACATTCGAAAAAACCTTCCCGATCCTCTTGCGCATCTGTAAAACGAACTGAACAAAACCAGTAAATCGATCTCCGAATCGATCAGCACTGCGCGGCGAACGGAATCTCCAAGCAAGTATGCGTCTCACGGTGTCCCGGCGCAATTACGCGATCGTCGTAGTCGCGACAGCTCCATAATTAGTCCGCGGCTCGCCTTGGACCGGGGTTTTGTCGTTCAACTGAAGTCGGGCGTGTAAACGGCCGCGCAAAGAGCTGCGAGAGGAAGTCTGCAGACACTTGGTTGACACGGGCGCAGCGTGACGCGGGAACGGCCGCTGGCTCCCGTTTCGCAGCCGCAAAAACCAATGACCTAGCACACTTACTGACTTTTATCCAGCCCGATTtcgcaagcggcgcgatcgcccGGCCGGTTCGGTCGACGGACACGACGCGAACGCACTTATATCGTTTGTACGGGCAGACTGGAGGACTTTTATCGCATCCGGCGCCGAGGACTCTTCCGAAGAGGAACAGAGCCACGGCTTCAAACTTGCGCGCCAATCGGCGACCGACGAATTGAGGCCGGTGGGGGGGCATCGCGGAAAATCGAGCGAAACGGTTCTTTGATTTTACTGCCGCGGAAAAGTCTGTTCCGTCCTTTAGCCACGAGAGAATGGAGCTGGGAAACGCGATCGTCGGTTACTAGGAACTTTCGCGCGGGAATTGGTGATGAGATGAGGTTTGAGATTGACTGTGAAGTTTGTTTACGAGATAATTGTAATTTCTAGAGAACTGTTTAAAGTTGAAGACGAATGTGATAAATAATAATGGTTCTTTTAATTGTTGCTTAGAAcatgtttcacttgaatataaGATTGTTATGTTAGAGGGAGAACCTGCTTCGATGTGttatactttaatattgttaaaattggTCGAGTTTGaagtatgtatataaaatagtttaagtATTAGATAAAATCAACATAAAAAAGTGtgttaatagcaataataaactGATGTAACTTACTAATAGATTGATTAAGCGAAAGTCACAGTGGACGGAACCTATGCAAGCATTTTAAGCATAATCTACGGTTTTATCTTTTTCATACTTCATATAATATACGTAAAAAAATCTTCaagaatttattttcgttagaattattaatagtttGTAAGATCTAAGAATGTTGAATccatagtaaaataaaaaatgtgattGAAGGAGATGTgagtttcacattgttttcaTTTCGACGAAGCTTCTCATTTCTTGTTCTTATTTTCATAGATAAGGTAAGCTCCATATCATAAGCCATTTTTTTcgctatttttttatttatttacattttttaccgtgATTTGaaggtatttaaatttttgcacGGTTATCGGTCAGTGTATCAATGTTTATTAATTCCTTCATGTTTCAACGCAGGTTTCATTGGAAAAACTGCATATCTCTCGTTTTGGCAAACTTTGCAaatcaggtgttccatattaggtgttATTGCCCTATTCTATAATCTGTATAAGACGAGTAAGTATTTTAGTTAATCGAAAAATTACGAAAAGATAATTTATGTGAAAGTTATTTTATcgaatttaaagaattcaacgcgttaattgaaTTTGGTTATGATCTAGATCAATTAGTTTTTATGATAACTGAACTACTTTCTATTCCTAACCACAGGAAAGGTACAGAAAttagttaatatagttatacGGCGGCGATTGCAAAATCACTTTCTTCACTTCTAGTAATTAGCATACAGTATAGACAACAATATTAACATAAGCGGTCCCGATCGTAATCAACACGCCCGGGAAGCGAGGGAAATCCGTCGAACTCATCGTGTCATTTTCTCCTGTTACGACTACAAATTATCCCGACACAACCAATTACAAGCAACAttctatttatgtattaatgatattcataaatattgag
This portion of the Nomia melanderi isolate GNS246 chromosome 11, iyNomMela1, whole genome shotgun sequence genome encodes:
- the LOC116428870 gene encoding uncharacterized protein LOC116428870, producing MPPHRPQFVGRRLARKFEAVALFLFGRVLGAGCDKSPPVCPYKRYKCVRVVSVDRTGRAIAPLAKSGWIKVIRFTDAQEDREVGDNARFSREFANIGSQHGTACSGRNSVDLKGDKVSGAIGDQCFTMSRKKVWNSIMRRKKKNHLDLSGREESDSGSVSPLLRRVSTLPRSGMELRHTMGPEMSKLCVYTHDPSHFFMESELKSLSLPRSFPPEITVTQHDEGKLKRKSLSRDSRHESQRAEGEFNLLIKYYNDCKLGKSTNLGVHCLKV